A single Micromonospora luteifusca DNA region contains:
- a CDS encoding SDR family oxidoreductase — protein MKIVVIGGSGLIGSKLVKSLGAQGHEVVPASPKTGVNTLTGEGVAEALAVADVVVDVSNSPSFEDAAVLEFFETSTRNLLAAAADAGVGHYVVLSVVGSDRLPDSGYMRAKVAQEKLVVASGIPYSLVHATQFFEFVQGIIDAATDGDTVHLAPVLIQPMAADDVAAEVAEVAVGAPTNALVEVAGPERFRLDELGRTILAAQQDPRSVVADPDARYFGATLSDRSLVPADGARMAGTSLDDWRTRATRGK, from the coding sequence ATGAAGATCGTCGTCATCGGTGGCAGCGGCCTCATCGGCTCCAAGCTCGTGAAGAGCCTCGGTGCCCAGGGTCACGAGGTGGTGCCGGCATCGCCGAAGACCGGGGTGAACACACTGACCGGCGAGGGAGTCGCGGAAGCGCTCGCCGTTGCCGACGTCGTCGTCGACGTGTCGAACTCGCCGTCGTTCGAGGACGCCGCCGTACTGGAATTCTTCGAGACGTCCACCCGGAATCTCCTCGCCGCCGCGGCGGACGCCGGGGTGGGCCACTACGTGGTGCTCTCCGTCGTGGGCTCTGACCGACTCCCGGACAGTGGCTACATGCGGGCGAAGGTCGCCCAGGAGAAGCTCGTCGTCGCGTCCGGGATCCCGTACTCGTTGGTGCACGCCACGCAGTTCTTCGAGTTCGTCCAGGGGATCATCGACGCCGCGACGGACGGCGACACCGTGCACCTCGCGCCGGTGCTCATTCAGCCGATGGCGGCGGACGACGTCGCGGCCGAGGTGGCCGAGGTCGCGGTCGGCGCGCCCACCAACGCCCTGGTCGAGGTCGCTGGCCCGGAGCGGTTCCGGCTCGACGAGCTGGGGCGGACGATCCTCGCGGCCCAGCAGGACCCTCGGTCGGTGGTGGCAGACCCCGACGCTCGGTATTTCGGCGCCACGCTGAGCGACCGCTCGCTGGTCCCCGCCGACGGCGCCCGCATGGCCGGTACGAGCCTCGACGACTGGCGTACGCGGGCGACCCGCGGCAAGTGA